One region of Pseudoalteromonas galatheae genomic DNA includes:
- a CDS encoding helix-turn-helix domain-containing protein: protein MTLINIATSRLVGQSKPAPTGAEILRVARKLRGYTQAESAAHYGIEERTLRRWENREYSPRWNDVIGLVEDVYLLDILEVIGKIHDQQASDN, encoded by the coding sequence ATGACACTTATAAACATAGCCACATCCAGACTGGTGGGTCAAAGCAAACCAGCTCCAACCGGAGCCGAAATTCTTCGTGTTGCGCGAAAGCTTCGAGGTTACACGCAAGCCGAATCAGCCGCTCATTATGGTATTGAGGAGCGTACGTTAAGACGATGGGAAAATAGGGAATATAGCCCACGCTGGAATGATGTTATTGGCCTAGTTGAAGATGTGTACTTACTCGATATTTTAGAAGTGATAGGAAAAATCCATGACCAACAAGCAAGTGACAATTAA
- a CDS encoding glycoside hydrolase family protein, with protein MSVMNTVEQLKKHEGFRQFPYLCTAGKLTIGYGRNLDDKGIDEEEAESLLASDVENAKAAVARRIATQHCNDARMAVLVNMAFNLGITGLLNFGRMLQAVEKGDFDTAALEMLDSRWARQVPNRAQELAQQMISGEWQS; from the coding sequence ATGTCCGTAATGAATACAGTAGAGCAACTCAAAAAACATGAGGGGTTTCGCCAATTTCCTTACCTGTGTACCGCGGGAAAACTGACTATTGGCTATGGTCGAAATCTCGATGATAAGGGAATTGATGAAGAAGAAGCAGAATCACTACTTGCTAGCGATGTGGAAAATGCCAAAGCGGCCGTGGCGCGCAGAATTGCAACCCAACACTGCAACGATGCACGGATGGCGGTGCTGGTAAATATGGCATTTAACTTAGGGATCACAGGGTTACTTAACTTTGGTCGAATGTTACAAGCGGTCGAGAAAGGTGATTTTGATACCGCCGCGCTAGAAATGTTAGATAGCCGATGGGCAAGACAAGTGCCTAATCGCGCCCAAGAGCTTGCTCAACAGATGATTTCAGGGGAATGGCAATCATGA
- a CDS encoding 3TM-type holin: MAIMSLLGSLFSAKTVAPIEAIGNILDELFTSEEEVLKQEHLKARLIAKHALVQAQINQVQAAHRSVFVAGARPFLMWVCGFGFLFSFVVNPILQWLMPEHGTPELPLDVMLELTLAMLGLAGLRTVEKVKGVSK, translated from the coding sequence ATGGCAATCATGAGTCTATTAGGAAGCCTATTTTCTGCAAAAACAGTGGCTCCGATAGAAGCAATTGGCAATATTCTTGATGAATTGTTTACCAGTGAAGAAGAAGTACTTAAGCAAGAGCATTTAAAGGCGAGACTGATAGCAAAGCATGCATTAGTACAAGCGCAGATCAATCAAGTTCAAGCAGCGCATCGCAGTGTGTTTGTTGCGGGGGCGAGGCCTTTTTTGATGTGGGTGTGTGGTTTTGGCTTTTTGTTTTCGTTCGTGGTTAATCCAATTCTACAATGGTTAATGCCTGAACATGGTACGCCTGAGTTGCCGCTTGATGTGATGTTAGAGCTTACGCTTGCCATGTTAGGGCTTGCAGGGCTTAGAACCGTTGAGAAAGTAAAAGGGGTCAGCAAGTGA
- a CDS encoding baseplate assembly protein, producing MNNAIDLTRLSAPDVLETVSYEAIYQELEAQLQQQFPDYPFLPSDPAIKLMELFAYREVLLRQRVNDAAQSVMVAYATGSDLDHLGVLFGVAREGAESDERYRLRIPLSLESHSMGGTSGAYQYHAFTASAKVKDVFVESTLPGIVEVHVLPVADVVTLEDKEALRTEVLRYLNDEDVRPLTDLVRVHLVEPTAYRIEADIYFNAGINTEQVKVSIHRAIENFIQSHYLLGKEVPSSGLIDALHQGGVRKVKLRSMHDDLSPSAKNAAYCRDVQLHFPTE from the coding sequence ATGAATAATGCTATCGATTTGACGCGCCTATCTGCACCTGATGTGTTGGAGACAGTCAGCTATGAAGCTATTTATCAGGAATTAGAAGCGCAATTGCAACAGCAGTTTCCAGATTATCCATTTCTTCCCTCTGATCCAGCAATAAAGCTGATGGAGCTTTTTGCTTATCGCGAGGTATTACTGAGACAGCGTGTGAATGACGCCGCACAATCTGTGATGGTGGCATATGCCACGGGCAGTGACTTGGATCATTTGGGTGTTTTGTTCGGTGTGGCGCGAGAAGGAGCGGAATCGGATGAACGCTATCGTTTACGGATCCCACTTTCTCTTGAAAGTCATTCAATGGGAGGCACGTCTGGTGCTTATCAGTACCACGCGTTTACCGCTTCTGCAAAAGTGAAAGACGTATTTGTTGAATCAACGTTGCCGGGTATTGTTGAAGTCCATGTGTTACCAGTTGCTGATGTGGTGACTTTGGAAGATAAAGAAGCACTGAGAACAGAGGTGTTACGTTACCTCAATGACGAAGATGTTAGACCGCTTACGGACCTTGTACGCGTGCATTTGGTAGAGCCAACGGCCTACAGGATTGAAGCCGATATTTACTTTAATGCAGGTATTAATACGGAGCAGGTTAAAGTGTCCATCCATCGTGCAATTGAAAACTTTATTCAATCGCATTACTTGCTCGGGAAAGAAGTACCTAGCTCGGGGCTTATTGATGCTTTGCATCAAGGAGGAGTAAGAAAAGTGAAGCTTCGCTCGATGCATGACGACCTCTCACCAAGTGCTAAAAATGCAGCTTACTGTCGTGATGTGCAATTACATTTTCCAACGGAGTAA
- a CDS encoding phage tail protein I, producing MTSYHKLLPPGTSPLVRTVAELVEDLPSKLEVTPTIPEYVGKQWHPETCPEALLPWLAWSLSVDEWDESWPVDTKRAFIANSVKVHKHKGTVGSVKRALAALGVSVEFFEWFQEIDDIALAPYQSKQPHTFMFIAWANEIPYTSDAVILSPELYQAVKDVTDSTKPKRAHFDFLVGAKMSLKLQTASIASGLQVARKSAQTEAVKAPAATVSAAFALASNKQIAATGRYMKSQHVNAYLQSSARVGLHLNNRRHVVSRIYLTNEQRLPAAKFDFTTELASTLHFNNRRFQVARFYCHTYTNLS from the coding sequence ATGACAAGTTATCATAAATTACTGCCACCTGGCACATCACCGCTGGTTCGCACCGTTGCCGAGCTAGTCGAAGACTTACCGAGTAAGCTTGAGGTAACACCAACAATCCCAGAATATGTGGGCAAGCAATGGCACCCAGAGACCTGCCCTGAGGCTTTATTACCTTGGCTTGCATGGTCTTTATCAGTAGATGAGTGGGATGAAAGCTGGCCGGTAGATACCAAACGGGCATTTATCGCCAATTCGGTCAAAGTGCATAAGCACAAAGGCACGGTTGGCTCAGTAAAGCGAGCATTGGCAGCGCTGGGGGTAAGTGTTGAGTTTTTTGAATGGTTTCAAGAAATTGATGATATAGCACTGGCGCCTTATCAATCAAAGCAGCCGCATACCTTTATGTTTATCGCGTGGGCGAATGAAATTCCGTATACCAGTGACGCTGTGATCTTAAGTCCGGAGCTTTACCAAGCTGTTAAAGATGTTACCGATAGTACTAAACCAAAACGTGCCCATTTCGACTTTTTAGTCGGTGCCAAAATGAGCCTAAAACTGCAAACAGCCTCTATTGCCAGTGGCTTGCAAGTTGCGAGAAAGTCAGCGCAAACTGAGGCCGTAAAAGCACCCGCTGCCACCGTATCAGCGGCATTTGCATTGGCAAGCAATAAACAAATCGCAGCGACAGGCCGGTATATGAAAAGCCAGCATGTGAATGCGTATTTACAAAGCTCTGCGCGAGTAGGGCTTCACTTAAATAATCGCCGTCATGTAGTAAGCCGAATTTATTTAACCAATGAGCAAAGACTGCCTGCCGCCAAGTTTGACTTTACGACGGAACTTGCGAGCACTTTGCACTTTAATAACCGTCGTTTTCAAGTGGCTAGATTCTACTGCCACACTTATACCAATTTGTCTTAA
- a CDS encoding phage tail-collar fiber domain-containing protein yields the protein MSTILRPTITTAGLEAVFNAQKNGFQAKISKVGLGTGNYTPDQGRRQLQQEVHRIMVASGEDKGNAQIHMSVIDDTDHNFWVNEVGFYIESEANGQTQEVLFAVYSSPDRPIAYKSAEVDLLLAFDLVLTGVPADAVTIVDNGVNLNILIAPELAKLGAAQINNMTRHLKQKFELMDKGIL from the coding sequence GTGAGCACGATTTTACGGCCGACCATCACCACCGCGGGTTTGGAAGCAGTATTTAACGCCCAAAAAAATGGCTTTCAAGCGAAGATCAGCAAGGTAGGGCTTGGTACTGGCAATTATACGCCAGATCAAGGCCGCCGCCAGCTACAACAAGAAGTCCACCGCATTATGGTGGCAAGTGGCGAAGATAAGGGGAATGCCCAAATCCATATGAGTGTGATTGATGATACCGATCACAACTTTTGGGTCAATGAAGTGGGCTTTTATATCGAAAGCGAAGCAAATGGCCAAACACAAGAGGTGCTATTTGCGGTGTATTCTTCACCAGATAGACCTATTGCTTATAAATCGGCGGAAGTCGATTTACTTCTTGCTTTTGATTTGGTGCTAACGGGCGTGCCTGCCGACGCCGTTACCATCGTCGATAACGGCGTTAATCTAAATATTCTTATCGCCCCTGAACTTGCCAAGCTAGGCGCTGCGCAAATTAACAATATGACTCGTCATCTTAAACAGAAGTTTGAGTTGATGGACAAAGGAATTTTATAG
- a CDS encoding phage tail protein, protein MALEQDIANLIQSTDALTAVVDNKAQQLDNQMAAFDTRIAKKEQDVDKFIQEAMPETRYVQDIFIGGSKDYFYPVWWTMPGNAAGVSKLTIARQYSWNSDTQPLNTTSPHQAALLLELEGNATAWHGDSNFLHVKRFHERYNPTVSHASFSMYCKREKADSSLDLYGGGEEGAFGAFCATHSGVYLRGGGLKYRIIKNWKGDVWFHDGSDQERRNLYARSWDNWTVRWYAEPIPFAERLAPTLSSIPYANHPYTPPTA, encoded by the coding sequence ATGGCATTAGAACAAGATATTGCTAATCTCATTCAGTCTACGGATGCTTTAACGGCGGTGGTGGATAACAAGGCGCAGCAGCTCGATAACCAAATGGCTGCCTTTGACACGCGTATTGCGAAAAAAGAGCAAGATGTCGACAAATTTATTCAAGAGGCGATGCCAGAAACACGCTATGTTCAGGATATTTTTATCGGTGGTTCAAAGGATTATTTTTATCCGGTGTGGTGGACTATGCCCGGTAATGCTGCGGGAGTGAGTAAGTTAACGATTGCTCGTCAGTATTCTTGGAATAGTGACACACAACCCTTAAACACCACAAGCCCTCACCAAGCGGCACTTTTACTTGAATTGGAAGGGAATGCAACGGCTTGGCACGGTGATTCAAATTTTCTACACGTTAAACGCTTTCATGAGCGTTATAACCCAACCGTAAGCCATGCCAGTTTTTCTATGTACTGCAAACGCGAAAAAGCGGATTCAAGTTTAGATCTATATGGGGGCGGTGAAGAAGGTGCCTTTGGTGCATTCTGTGCTACTCATAGCGGGGTTTATTTAAGAGGTGGCGGTCTGAAATATCGAATTATTAAAAACTGGAAAGGCGACGTATGGTTCCATGACGGTAGCGATCAAGAAAGACGGAATCTATATGCAAGAAGCTGGGATAATTGGACAGTTCGTTGGTACGCAGAGCCAATTCCATTTGCCGAGCGCTTAGCCCCAACACTAAGCTCTATTCCATACGCAAACCATCCATATACACCACCAACAGCTTAA
- a CDS encoding baseplate assembly protein — MSLTNFSAVSLSQLPASDLLEPVEFKSLYNELKQAVEHACPELSELLPSDPIVKLMEVFAYRELLLRQQINEGAQQVLLAKATSSELDYLGNRFAVIREAGESDERFRARIQLALEGFSTAGPIGAYCFHTLKALPQVKDVFVESPEFEQLQVEPPLSDLVPEHTKLLHCSHAARLLDAAPGDVAITVLTDRGNGIPNHDEITAITEHLFQEDIRPLTDRPRVLSAEVKEFTLRATLYLYPGPDEENVKSTVEQSVQQWLKTHHKLNHDIRLSGLYSALHQAGVQRVELLSPTADIINTPWQAAFCTQVEINIAGRDI; from the coding sequence ATGTCTTTAACTAACTTCAGTGCGGTCAGTCTTAGTCAATTACCCGCATCCGATTTACTTGAACCCGTTGAATTTAAATCGCTTTATAACGAACTAAAGCAAGCCGTAGAACACGCCTGCCCAGAACTTTCTGAGCTGCTACCTAGCGACCCCATCGTCAAGCTGATGGAAGTCTTTGCTTATCGAGAGCTGTTATTACGTCAACAGATTAATGAAGGCGCGCAGCAGGTATTGCTGGCAAAAGCCACGAGCAGTGAACTCGATTATTTGGGGAATCGTTTTGCGGTGATACGAGAAGCTGGGGAGAGTGACGAGCGCTTTCGAGCGCGTATTCAATTGGCACTAGAAGGGTTTAGTACGGCAGGGCCAATTGGTGCTTATTGTTTTCACACGCTTAAAGCCTTACCTCAAGTTAAGGATGTTTTTGTTGAGTCTCCCGAATTTGAGCAGCTTCAGGTCGAGCCACCATTATCAGACTTAGTACCAGAGCATACGAAATTGCTGCATTGTAGCCATGCCGCTAGGCTTCTAGATGCCGCACCGGGGGATGTTGCGATAACGGTGCTGACAGATAGAGGCAATGGCATACCAAATCACGACGAAATCACTGCAATTACAGAGCATTTGTTTCAAGAAGACATTAGGCCTTTGACGGATAGACCACGAGTGCTCTCAGCTGAGGTAAAAGAATTTACCCTCCGCGCCACGCTTTATTTATATCCAGGCCCCGATGAAGAAAACGTGAAATCTACGGTAGAGCAAAGCGTGCAGCAATGGTTAAAAACACATCATAAACTCAATCATGATATTCGTTTATCTGGGCTTTACAGTGCGCTACACCAAGCAGGTGTGCAACGTGTTGAGCTTCTCTCACCTACCGCCGACATTATCAATACCCCTTGGCAGGCTGCGTTTTGTACACAAGTGGAGATAAACATTGCAGGAAGAGATATTTAA
- a CDS encoding phage tail protein I, with amino-acid sequence MQEEIFNTLLPHSSTKLEHALAKALSKVSATPVPLGSLWDPWRCPEHFLPWLADALSVDFWDSAWPIEVKRKIIANSVPDHRIKGTVTAIKSALSTLAAKVELKEWWQQENPHAFTPHSAQIIALAAQNLDPAGSTLLTPKLQAQLWQAVVMTKPCRSQISLRVGVQQSTGLSLNTVSQSASLQRTWMPQHTDNVANVSLLYLAGTSVLQGVGKISGEVRSDLKSASSLYVHAAPFAIQIQRQSFYCY; translated from the coding sequence TTGCAGGAAGAGATATTTAATACACTATTACCGCACTCAAGCACTAAGCTTGAGCATGCGTTGGCAAAGGCGCTAAGTAAAGTTTCTGCGACTCCTGTTCCACTTGGTAGTCTTTGGGATCCCTGGCGATGTCCCGAGCATTTTTTACCTTGGCTTGCGGATGCACTCAGCGTGGACTTTTGGGATAGCGCTTGGCCAATTGAAGTGAAGCGCAAGATTATAGCGAATAGCGTGCCCGATCATCGAATAAAAGGGACGGTTACTGCAATAAAAAGCGCGCTCTCCACTCTAGCTGCAAAAGTTGAGCTTAAAGAGTGGTGGCAACAAGAAAATCCTCACGCGTTTACGCCGCATTCTGCACAGATCATTGCGTTGGCCGCTCAGAACCTAGATCCAGCAGGTAGCACGCTACTGACTCCTAAGCTGCAAGCACAACTTTGGCAAGCTGTGGTGATGACAAAACCATGTCGCAGCCAAATTAGTTTGCGTGTAGGTGTACAGCAAAGTACAGGCTTATCGCTCAATACCGTCAGTCAGTCTGCGAGTCTCCAGCGAACGTGGATGCCTCAACACACAGATAATGTTGCAAATGTAAGCCTGTTGTATCTTGCTGGTACTTCTGTCTTGCAAGGGGTGGGCAAAATATCCGGTGAAGTGCGCTCTGATCTAAAAAGTGCTTCTAGCCTTTATGTTCACGCAGCGCCCTTTGCTATCCAAATCCAGCGACAGTCGTTTTATTGCTACTAA
- a CDS encoding phage tail-collar fiber domain-containing protein, with amino-acid sequence MEQFTPLITQAGLNAAVNAKANGFTIDISAIAVGTSGYTPSRSQTRLRGEKNRVAIAGGQVVGDGQFHITGHFIDDAEYAVREVGFYLADGTLFAVWSHPQNVLFYQTPIAQIVQGFDLLLSAAPVDAITINTTGDLTLFYAAEFLDMLVAQTQQLSAQIQANHRQIQFNNRLLQLGV; translated from the coding sequence ATGGAACAATTTACGCCGCTTATTACGCAGGCGGGATTAAACGCGGCCGTTAATGCCAAAGCTAATGGTTTTACCATTGATATTAGCGCGATTGCGGTAGGCACTTCTGGCTATACGCCGTCTCGTAGCCAAACCAGGCTGCGAGGCGAAAAAAATCGAGTGGCGATTGCCGGCGGGCAAGTTGTTGGTGACGGGCAATTTCATATTACCGGACATTTTATTGACGATGCTGAGTACGCGGTGCGCGAAGTGGGTTTTTATCTTGCCGATGGCACTTTGTTTGCCGTTTGGTCTCACCCGCAAAATGTACTTTTTTATCAAACACCCATTGCACAAATCGTACAAGGGTTTGATCTGCTGTTAAGTGCTGCACCGGTAGACGCTATCACGATTAATACCACAGGCGATTTAACGCTTTTCTATGCCGCTGAATTTCTCGACATGCTGGTGGCACAAACCCAACAACTGAGTGCGCAAATTCAAGCGAATCACCGACAGATTCAATTCAACAACAGACTACTACAGCTAGGAGTGTAA